The following nucleotide sequence is from Pseudomonas sessilinigenes.
CGGCGCAGTCGTGCCCGGGGCCATGGCGAACAGAATGCCCGGCTCGATGCGCTGCTGGCGATCATGACCCGGCTGGCCGACACCTGCGTGCTCTACCGCGCGGGCGAAGCGGGCCTGCGGGCCATGCAGGATGGCGCCCGGGCGGTGCTGGAGGCCGGTGGCAGCGCCAGCCTGGCCGGACGCCGGCGCCTGCACCAGCTGGACCTGCAACTTCTGACCTTGAATGCCTCGCCCGGTGGCGCCGCCGACCTGCTGGCCGCCTGCTTGCTGCTCGACCGGATCGAGGCCGCCGCCGACCAGGGAGCGAACTGATGGAAACCTTGTCCTTTGAATTTCCTGCCGGCCCTTCCGGCCGCGGCCGTGCGCTGGTGGGCTGTGTCGGCTCCGGTGACCTGGAAGTACTGCTGGAACCGGCGCCGGCCGGCACCTTGAAGATCCAGGTCCAGACCTCGGTCAACGGCAGCGCCGCACGCTGGCAGCACTTGTTCCAACGCATGTTCGCCGGGCAGACGCCACCGGCGCTGCTGATCGACATCCATGACTTCGGCGCCACCCCGGGGGTGGTGCGCCTACGCCTTGAACAGGGCCTGGAGGAAATCGCCCATGACTGACAGCGCACGCTTGCTCGACCAGCACAGCTTCGTCGAACTGGGGGCCCGGCAGCGGGCCCGGGCGTTGCTGGACGCCGGCACCTTTCGCGAACTGCTTGACCCTTTCCAGCGCGTCATGTCGCCCTGGCTGCCGCGCCAGGGCGTGGTGCCCCAGGCCGATGATGGGGTGGTGATCGCCAAGGGCAGCATCGCCGGGTTGCCGGTGGTGATCGCTGCCATCGAAGGCGCATTCCAGGGCGGCAGCCTTGGCGAGGTGGGCGGGGCGAAGATCGCCGGCGCCCTTGAGCTGGCGGCCGAGGACAACCGCCAGGGCATCGCCACCCGTGCCGTGCTGCTGCTGGAAACCGGCGGCGTGCGGTTGCAGGAGGCCAACCTGGGGTTGGCGGCGATTGCCGATATCCATGCCGCGATCGTCGACCTGCGCCAATACCAGCCGGTGATCGGCGTAGTGGCTGGCAGCGTTGGCTGCTTCGGTGGCATGTCGATCGCCGCCGGCCTGTGCAGCTACCTGCTGGTGACCCAAGAAGCGCGGCTGGGCCTGAACGGCCCGCAGGTGATCGAGCAGGAAGCCGGGATCGAGGAGTACGACGCCCGCGACCGGCCTTTCATCTGGAGCCTGACCGGCGGCGAGCAGCGTTTCGCCAGCGGCCTGGTGGATCGCTATGTGACCGATGACGTGGCGCAGATCCAGGCCCAGGTTCGCGAATTGCTGGCCCTCGGCCTGCCCGAGCGGCAACGCAGCCATCAGGCCGAACACTATCTGCAATGCCTGGCCCGCCTGGACGCGACGCCGCAAATCGATGCGGCGACGGTTCGCGATCTGTATCAAGGAGACCGCTCATGAGTGCAAGTTCTTTGCGGGGCCTGAACTGGTTCAACGCCCTGAGGGACGGCGCCGCTTCGGTGGCCGGCCTGCCGCCGTCGCTGCGGGTGGCCGATGGTGAACTGGCGGGGCAGTCGGCTCGTTTTATCGCTGTGGTGGCCGACCCGGAGAATCGTTTTCCCCGCGCCCGCCAGGGCGAGGTCGGCCTGCTGGAGGGCTGGGGCCTGGCCAAAGCGGTGGATGAAGTGATCGACGCCGACCGCGATCAGCCCCACAAGCGAGCACTGATTGCCATTGTCGATGTGCCGAGCCAGGCCTATGGCCGGCGCGAAGAAGCCCTGGGCATCCACCAGGCCCTGGCCGGCGCTGCCGATAGCTACGCCCGGGCCCGCCTGGCGGGGCATCCGGTGATCGGCTTGCTGGTGGGCAAGGCCATGTCCGGGGCGTTCCTGGCCCACGGCTACCAGGCCAACCGGCTGATCGCCCTGCGCGACCCGGGTGTGATGGTGCACGCCATGGGCAAGGCCTCGGCGGCGCGGGTCACACTGCGCAGCGTCGAGGAACTGGAAGCCCTGGCTGCCAGCGTGCCGCCCATGGCCTACGACATCGACAGCTATGCCGGCCTGGGCCTCTTGTGGAAAACCCTACCGGTGGAGTGCATCGAACAGCCGACCCCCCAAGACCTGGACCTCGTCAGCGGGTGCCTGCTGCAAGCCATTGCCGATGTACGGGCCGGTGGCGTTGGGCTCGAAGGACGCCTGGGGGCGGCGAACCGCGAGGCCTCGAGCCGGGTCCGCCAACTGCTGCGGGAGCAATGGTGAGCGCTTGCTCCCCCTGGCTGCCCCATGACCTGCTGTGGGGCCTGGAGCCCGGACAACTGGCAGCCGATGCGCCGGAGTGGGCGCGGCAGGTGCTGGAGCAGGGGCAGCCGGTGGTGGTGCGCCGGGCAGTGAGCGCTGCCGGCTCGATCGCCGTGGGGCTGCGTGGCCCGTCCCGGGAGCAGCGCTACCCGGCGTTGCTGGCGCTGGACGCGGTGCAGCGTGGAGTCTGCCCGGAGGCGTTGCGCCACGTGCCGTCCAGCCGTGCCTGGCCAGCACTCCAGGCCCTGGGCCAGTTGCGTGGCCCGTTGGATGCCCTGGGGATGGCCTGGGGCGTGGGCGGCAGCGCTGGCTTCGAGCTGGCCAGCGGAGTTGGTGCATTGCACCAAGGCAGCGACCTGGACCTGATTCTCCGGGTACCTGAGCCGCTGCCTCGGGCCCAGGCCCGGGAGCTGCTGGCACTGCTCGATGGCGCCGTGTGCCGGGTCGACCTGCAATTGCAACTGCCGGCCGGGGGCCTGGCCCTGCGTGAGTGGGCCGGGAGCGCCTCGCGGGTATTGCTCAAGAGCGCCAGCGGAGCGCGGTTGGTACGCGATCCCTGGTGCCCTGGGGAGTTGGCGGCATGAGCAGCTTGCTGGTGTTCCCGGGCCAGGGGGCGCAGCAGCCGGGGATGCTCCGGCGGCTGCCCGAGCGGCCGGAGGTCACGGCCTGCCTGCGCGAGGCCAGTGATGTGCTGGGGCAGGACGCACTGGCCCTGGATTCGCCCCAGGCCCTGGCCGGGACCCGGGCGGTGCAGCTGTGCCTGCTGATTGCCGGGGTGGCCTGTGCCCGGACCCTGCTGCACGCGGATTGTCCGGTGGACTACGTAGCGGGCCTGTCCATCGGCGCCTATCCGGCGGCGGTGGTGGCCGGGGCCCTGGATTTCGCCGATGCCCTGCGCCTGGTGAGTTTGCGCGGGGAGCTGATGCAGCAGGCTTATCCACAGGGCTACGGCATGACCGCGCTGATGGGCCTGGACCTGGGCACGGTGGAGGCGTTGCTGGCCCGGGTCCATGGCCCCGAATCGCCGGTGTACCTGGCCAATATCAACGCCGACACCCAGGTGGTGATCGCCGGCAGCGAGGCGGCGATGCAGGTCGTGGCCGAACTGGCCCGTGCCCGTGGCGCCGGGGTGGCCAGGCGCCTGGCGGTCAGCGTGCCGTCCCATTGCCCGTTACTGGAGCAGCCGGCCCAACGTCTGGCCGAGGCGTTCGCCAGGGTACCGATGGGGCCGCCCCGGCTGGGGTACCTGAGCGGTAGCCGCGCGCGGCCGTTGCGCACGGTGGAGCAATTGCGCGACGACCTGGCGTTCAACATGTGCCGGCTGGTGGATTGGCGCGGCACCGTGCAGGGCGCCTATGAGCGCGGCGTACGGTTGCAGATCGAACTGCCGCCCGGGGCGGTGCTCAGCGGCTTGGCGCGCCGGGTGTTCGAGCAGGGTTCGGTGATCGCCTTCGATGGCGCCCGCCCGGACACCTTGCAGGCGCTATTGCGCGAGGAGGGCCGCCGCGACCGATAGAACCGCGACCCAGGCTGGCGAAGCACAAG
It contains:
- a CDS encoding malonate decarboxylase holo-ACP synthase, which gives rise to MSACSPWLPHDLLWGLEPGQLAADAPEWARQVLEQGQPVVVRRAVSAAGSIAVGLRGPSREQRYPALLALDAVQRGVCPEALRHVPSSRAWPALQALGQLRGPLDALGMAWGVGGSAGFELASGVGALHQGSDLDLILRVPEPLPRAQARELLALLDGAVCRVDLQLQLPAGGLALREWAGSASRVLLKSASGARLVRDPWCPGELAA
- a CDS encoding malonate decarboxylase subunit delta — translated: METLSFEFPAGPSGRGRALVGCVGSGDLEVLLEPAPAGTLKIQVQTSVNGSAARWQHLFQRMFAGQTPPALLIDIHDFGATPGVVRLRLEQGLEEIAHD
- the mdcH gene encoding malonate decarboxylase subunit epsilon; amino-acid sequence: MSSLLVFPGQGAQQPGMLRRLPERPEVTACLREASDVLGQDALALDSPQALAGTRAVQLCLLIAGVACARTLLHADCPVDYVAGLSIGAYPAAVVAGALDFADALRLVSLRGELMQQAYPQGYGMTALMGLDLGTVEALLARVHGPESPVYLANINADTQVVIAGSEAAMQVVAELARARGAGVARRLAVSVPSHCPLLEQPAQRLAEAFARVPMGPPRLGYLSGSRARPLRTVEQLRDDLAFNMCRLVDWRGTVQGAYERGVRLQIELPPGAVLSGLARRVFEQGSVIAFDGARPDTLQALLREEGRRDR
- a CDS encoding biotin-independent malonate decarboxylase subunit beta; protein product: MTDSARLLDQHSFVELGARQRARALLDAGTFRELLDPFQRVMSPWLPRQGVVPQADDGVVIAKGSIAGLPVVIAAIEGAFQGGSLGEVGGAKIAGALELAAEDNRQGIATRAVLLLETGGVRLQEANLGLAAIADIHAAIVDLRQYQPVIGVVAGSVGCFGGMSIAAGLCSYLLVTQEARLGLNGPQVIEQEAGIEEYDARDRPFIWSLTGGEQRFASGLVDRYVTDDVAQIQAQVRELLALGLPERQRSHQAEHYLQCLARLDATPQIDAATVRDLYQGDRS
- the mdcE gene encoding biotin-independent malonate decarboxylase subunit gamma, translating into MSASSLRGLNWFNALRDGAASVAGLPPSLRVADGELAGQSARFIAVVADPENRFPRARQGEVGLLEGWGLAKAVDEVIDADRDQPHKRALIAIVDVPSQAYGRREEALGIHQALAGAADSYARARLAGHPVIGLLVGKAMSGAFLAHGYQANRLIALRDPGVMVHAMGKASAARVTLRSVEELEALAASVPPMAYDIDSYAGLGLLWKTLPVECIEQPTPQDLDLVSGCLLQAIADVRAGGVGLEGRLGAANREASSRVRQLLREQW